From one Salvelinus sp. IW2-2015 linkage group LG11, ASM291031v2, whole genome shotgun sequence genomic stretch:
- the LOC111969738 gene encoding mitochondrial glutamate carrier 1 → MAKQQISLPAKLINGGIAGIVGVTCVFPIDLVKTRLQNQRQGQQTYKNMMDCLVKTVRSEGYFGMYRGAAVNLTLVTPEKAIKLAANDFFRQYLSKNEKGLTVFKEMLAGCGAGMCQVVITTPMEMLKIQLQDAGRLAAQQRKPASMSPTKLASTRVLSRSYNAGPSAAVSALSATQIARELLRTQGIQGLYKGLWATLMRDVPFSMVYFPLFAHLNRLGQPSQDQSAPFYWAFFSGCLAGSTAAVAVNPCDVVKTRLQSLNKGASEESYNGVVDCVSKIMRKEGPSAFLKGAGCRALVIAPLFGIAQVMYFIGIGEFILDLSPFN, encoded by the exons ATGGCCAAGCAGCAGATCAG CCTTCCAGCTAAACTGATTAATGGTGGTATTGCTGGCATTGTGGGGGTTACCTGTGTGTTTCCCATCGACCTGGTAAAGACCAGGCTACAGAACCAGAGGCAAGGCCAACAGACCTACAAAAACAT GATGGACTGCCTTGTCAAAACCGTTAGATCAGAAGGATACTTTGGCATGTATAGAG GTGCTGCTGTGAATCTGACCCTGGTCACTCCTGAGAAGGCCATCAAACTAGCCGCAAATGACTTCTTCCGGCAGTATCTTAGCAAAAATGA GAAGGGCTTGACGGTGTTTAAGGAGATGTTGGCAGGATGTGGTGCAGGCATGTGCCAGGTTGTCATTACTACTCCTATGGAAATGCTCAAGATTCAACTTCAGGATGCAGGAAGGCTAG CGGCTCAGCAGAGAAAGCCAGCCTCGATGTCACCCACTAAGTTGGCTTCCACCAGGGTGCTGAGCAGGTCCTACAACGCGGGGCCCAGCGCTGCAGTCAGTGCGTTGTCTGCTACCCAGATCGCCCGGGAACTTCTCCGCACACAAGGCATCCAGGGCCTCTACAAAGGCCTCTGGGCCACCCTCATGAG AGATGTTCCCTTCTCCATGGTCTACTTCCCACTGTTCGCCCACCTCAACCGGCTGGGCCAGCCCTCTCAAGATCAATCGGCACCCTTCTACTGGGCCTTCttctctggctgtctggctggctctaCCGCAGCTGTGGCAGTCAATCCTTGTGATG TTGTGAAAACGAGATTGCAATCTCTAAACAAAGGCGCCAGTGAGGAGAGCTACAACGGTGTGGTTGACTGTGTCAG TAAGATCATGCGTAAGGAGGGTCCCTCTGCCTTCCTGAAGGGAGCAGGCTGCAGGGCGCTGGTCATCGCTCCTCTCTTCGGCATCGCACAGGTCATGTACTTTATTGGCATCGGAGAGTTCATCCTGGACCTGTCCCCTTTCAACTAA
- the LOC111970633 gene encoding thyrotropin subunit beta encodes MELSVAMCGLLCLLFSQAVPMCVPTDYTLYEERRECDFCVAINTTICMGFCYSRDSNMKELAGPRFLIQRGCTYDQVEYRTVILPGCPLHANPLFTYPVALSCHCGTCNTDSDECAHKASSGDGARCSKPLRQIYPYPGLNNYIPPN; translated from the exons ATGGAATTGTCCGTGGCCATGTGTGGTCTCCTTTGCCTGCTCTTCAGCCAAGCTGTGCCCATGTGTGTGCCAACGGACTACACTCTGTATGAGGAGAGACGTGAATGTGACTTCTGCGTGGCCATCAATACGACCATTTGCATGGGCTTCTGCTACTCAAGG GACAGTAACATGAAGGAGCTGGCCGGACCGCGTTTCCTTATCCAGAGAGGCTGTACCTATGACCAGGTGGAGTACCGAACAGTCATACTACCTGGCTGCCCGCTCCATGCCAACCCTCTCTTCACCTATCCCGTGGCCCTCAGCTGCCACTGTGGCACCTGCAACACAGACAGTGATGAGTGTGCCCACAAGGCCAGCAGTGGAGACGGCGCCAGGTGTTCCAAGCCACTCAGACAAATCTACCCATACCCTGGCCTGAACAACTACATCCCCCCCAACTGA